The Mercenaria mercenaria strain notata chromosome 8, MADL_Memer_1, whole genome shotgun sequence genome has a segment encoding these proteins:
- the LOC123566051 gene encoding WSCD family member CG9164-like → MLRQQAVTLVLKVIAAGFIVIFVMHMCLRSTSSFKYKKDEWLKFLTYSGISYSYPRILNEIKESNVNECVPMIQQNLHEEVTDTLLKNVITKCMHSGVIAKPVLFNMSVIKEFMSNLSCPSATFLKTPRPLVALASYPGSGNTWTRELIEVVTGTLTGSIYTDWNFKGSEMCPARGKIYIVKTHDPNNRTVSHDKCREMGIYTLNYTKAVLILRNPYEALLAEFNRQQSLHNSWNPGVGLAPKSDFETSRWKKFVKKESETWKNMAIYWLSIFRKPVYVLIYDALWNYTVIEMYKLSQFLNITTTLKSLYCLSGKGVGNFKRNKPKWMAIETLFDSRLRKVVNDKIRSVLQVYEIPELYSYILSEC, encoded by the exons ATGTTGCGACAGCAAGCTGTGACTTTAGTTCTGAAAGTTATAGCTGCTGgctttattgttatttttgtgatgCATATGTGCCTCAGGAGTACCTCttcattcaaatataaaaaagacgAATGGCTGAAATTTCTGACTTATTCTGGTATTTCTTATTCGTATCCAAGGATTCTTAATGAAATCAAAGAAAGCAATGTAAACGAGTGTGTGCCTATGATTCAACAGAATTTACATGAAGAAGTGACTGATACCTTGCTGAAAAATGTGATAACCAAATGTATGCACAGCGGAGTTATAGCAAAACCAGTTTTATTCAACATGTCAGTTATAAAGGAATTTATGTCAAATTTAAGTTGTCCATCGGCAACGTTTTTGAAAACTCCAAGACCACTTGTTGCTTTAGCTAGTTATCCTGGCTCGGGAAACACATGGACAAGAGAATTAATAGAGGTAGTAACAG gAACATTAACTGGCAGTATATACACTGACTGGAACTTTAAAGGTTCAGAAATGTGTCCAGCTAGAGGAAAAATATACATCGTAAAAACACACGATCCTAATAATAGAACAGTCAGTCATGATAAATGCCGAGAAATGGGTATTTATACATTGAACTACACAAAAGCTGTTTTGATACTGAGAAACCCATACGAAGCTTTATTGGCGGAATTTAACAGACAGCAGTCATTACATAACAGTTGGAACCCTGGTGTTGGCTTAGCTCCAAAAAGCGATTTTGAGACTTCGC gATGGAAGAAATTCGTCAAAAAAGAGTCAGAAACGTGGAAAAATATGGCAATTTACTGGCTTTCAATATTTAGAAAACCAGTTTATGTACTTATTTATGATGCTTTATGGAACTATACTGTGATTGAAATGTACAAACTTTCACAGTTTTTGAATATAACCACTACTTTAAAGTCATTATATTGCCTTTCGGGCAAAGGTGTAGGGAATTTTAAACGAAACAAACCGAAATGGATGGCGATCGAGACGTTATTTGATTCTCGTTTGAGAAAAGTTGTAAATGACAAAATAAGATCGGTGCTTCAAGTTTATGAAATTCCAGAATTATACAGTTACATTCTTTCAGAATGTTAA